The following proteins come from a genomic window of Mariniflexile sp. TRM1-10:
- a CDS encoding sodium:solute symporter, producing the protein MQILSLIDWVILSATLLTIVVYGTWRTRGSKNVQDYLKGGNTSKWWTIGLSVMATQASAITFLSTPGQAFNDGMGFVQFYFGLPIAMVVICMVFIPLYHRLNVYTAYEFLEKRFDLKTRTLTAILFLIQRGLAAGITIFAPAIILSVVLGWDLLTLNIVIGFLVIIYTVSGGTRAVNVTQKHQMVVIFIGMLIAFFLIVDKLPQDITFSKALSIASVSGKMEILDFSFDLNNRYTFWSGIIGGTFLMLSYFGTDQSQVQRYLSGKSVKEMQLGLIFNGLLKVPMQFFILLVGVMVFVFYQFNETPMNFNPTATELVLNSEFSEEYISLQKEQQALFNDKQKLIQSFIASENPEVSKHISIANKANDALRNKARLLINKASENQHIKVESNDKDYVFIHFILNNLPRGLIGLLLAVILSAAMSSTSSELNALGSTTAIDLYKRNTGEKTEEHMVKASKWFTFAWGIMAIGVACIANLAENLIQLVNIIGSIFYGNVLGIFLLAFFFKFVKGHAVFIAAIFTQFIVIALYFLDLYQHINLPFLWLNFVGCAIVITMACIFQLINKNDTTITT; encoded by the coding sequence ATGCAAATACTAAGCTTGATAGATTGGGTTATTTTAAGCGCTACCTTGCTTACCATAGTTGTTTATGGCACCTGGCGAACTAGAGGTAGTAAAAATGTTCAAGATTATTTAAAAGGTGGCAATACCTCAAAATGGTGGACCATTGGATTATCTGTCATGGCAACACAAGCCAGTGCCATTACCTTTCTCTCAACGCCAGGGCAAGCCTTCAATGATGGTATGGGCTTTGTGCAATTTTATTTTGGGTTACCCATTGCCATGGTAGTTATATGCATGGTATTTATCCCGTTATACCACCGATTGAATGTATACACTGCTTACGAATTCTTAGAAAAACGCTTCGACTTAAAAACCAGAACCTTAACTGCCATTCTATTCTTAATACAACGTGGATTGGCTGCTGGTATTACCATTTTTGCACCCGCCATTATTTTGTCGGTTGTATTGGGTTGGGATTTATTGACACTCAATATAGTAATCGGTTTTTTAGTGATTATCTATACGGTTTCGGGTGGTACACGAGCGGTCAACGTGACTCAAAAACACCAAATGGTGGTTATTTTTATTGGCATGCTCATCGCCTTCTTTTTAATTGTTGACAAACTTCCACAGGACATCACCTTTAGCAAAGCATTAAGCATAGCAAGTGTTAGCGGAAAAATGGAGATATTGGATTTTTCATTCGATTTAAATAACCGCTACACGTTTTGGAGTGGTATTATTGGTGGTACATTTTTAATGTTGTCTTATTTTGGGACAGACCAAAGCCAAGTGCAACGCTATCTATCGGGAAAATCGGTTAAGGAAATGCAGTTAGGATTGATTTTTAATGGTTTGTTAAAAGTACCCATGCAGTTTTTTATTCTCCTGGTAGGCGTTATGGTATTTGTGTTTTATCAGTTTAATGAAACCCCCATGAATTTTAATCCTACAGCGACCGAGCTTGTTTTAAATTCTGAATTTTCAGAGGAATATATAAGCCTTCAAAAAGAACAACAAGCTCTTTTTAATGATAAACAAAAACTTATTCAATCGTTTATTGCTTCTGAAAATCCTGAGGTTTCAAAACATATTTCAATAGCCAATAAAGCAAATGATGCTTTAAGAAACAAAGCCCGTTTATTAATTAACAAAGCTTCGGAAAACCAACATATAAAAGTTGAAAGCAATGATAAGGATTATGTATTTATTCATTTTATATTGAACAATTTACCTCGTGGCCTCATTGGTTTGCTTTTGGCAGTTATCTTAAGTGCCGCCATGTCTAGTACCTCTAGCGAATTAAATGCTTTAGGCTCTACCACCGCCATTGATTTATACAAAAGAAACACCGGCGAAAAAACCGAAGAACACATGGTAAAAGCCTCTAAATGGTTTACGTTTGCTTGGGGCATCATGGCGATTGGGGTGGCTTGCATTGCGAATCTTGCCGAAAATTTAATCCAGTTGGTAAATATTATTGGCTCTATCTTTTATGGCAATGTTCTAGGCATTTTTCTATTGGCCTTTTTCTTTAAGTTTGTTAAAGGACATGCTGTATTTATCGCTGCTATATTTACTCAATTCATAGTTATTGCGCTCTATTTCTTAGATTTATACCAACATATCAACCTGCCATTTTTATGGCTTAACTTTGTAGGTTGTGCCATTGTTATTACTATGGCATGTATCTTTCAACTAATTAATAAAAATGACACAACAATCACGACCTAA
- a CDS encoding Gfo/Idh/MocA family protein: protein MTQQSRPKKIKWGIIGLGKIAHSFATDLLTIDDAELYAVASRNQEKADEFAKNHGATKAYGSYEDLANDPNIDAVYIATPHALHKENALMCLENGIAVLGEKPFAMNAEEVDAMIAKAKEKNVLLMEALWTYFLPHYQFVLKELKNKTYGDILKIESDFGFQRPYDTETRLFNKAMGGGSLLDIGIYPIFATLSTLGLPKNIEASATFFENGIDSSCNMVFNYDNHVKAHLKSSLLEVLPTQAIFYCEKGTIKINTQFHAPSTVTIIADGKEETKGFDYSTIGYNFETIHFNNLLKTGKTESDIMTFDFSKKLIKTLDDVRSILKLEY from the coding sequence ATGACACAACAATCACGACCTAAAAAAATTAAATGGGGCATTATTGGCTTAGGCAAAATAGCCCATAGTTTTGCTACCGATCTTTTGACTATTGACGATGCCGAATTGTATGCCGTGGCTTCCAGAAACCAAGAAAAAGCCGATGAGTTTGCTAAAAACCATGGTGCAACAAAAGCGTACGGTAGTTATGAAGATTTGGCAAACGACCCCAACATTGATGCGGTTTATATTGCGACGCCCCACGCATTACACAAAGAGAACGCACTTATGTGTTTAGAAAATGGTATTGCCGTTTTAGGTGAAAAACCTTTCGCAATGAATGCCGAGGAAGTAGATGCTATGATAGCAAAAGCCAAAGAAAAAAACGTGCTACTTATGGAAGCACTTTGGACCTACTTTTTACCACATTATCAATTTGTTTTAAAGGAATTAAAAAATAAAACGTACGGTGATATTTTAAAAATTGAAAGCGATTTTGGGTTTCAACGTCCGTACGATACCGAAACTAGACTTTTTAATAAAGCCATGGGTGGAGGCAGTTTATTGGATATTGGCATCTACCCTATTTTTGCAACACTTTCTACATTAGGTTTACCTAAAAATATAGAAGCTTCTGCTACTTTTTTTGAAAATGGTATAGATTCTTCTTGCAACATGGTTTTTAATTATGATAACCATGTGAAAGCACACTTAAAAAGTTCGCTTTTGGAAGTTTTACCTACCCAGGCTATCTTCTATTGTGAAAAAGGAACCATAAAAATTAATACCCAATTCCATGCACCGTCCACAGTCACTATAATCGCCGATGGAAAAGAAGAAACAAAAGGTTTTGACTATAGCACCATTGGTTATAATTTTGAAACCATTCACTTTAATAACTTGCTTAAAACAGGGAAAACCGAAAGTGATATCATGACTTTTGATTTTAGCAAAAAACTTATAAAAACCCTTGATGATGTTAGAAGCATACTTAAATTAGAATATTAA
- a CDS encoding DUF2339 domain-containing protein, with amino-acid sequence MEGFLIIIILILVIIILSKNNSHYKEINHSIDGIHQKLNQLKKEISSLENLGTKPKEEVKPTPKVAPEIVKPIEQKPITAPPKTMVADTVSRPISVPKPLPVTKPLKPIPPNKSWFESFKENNPDLEKFIGENLINKIGILILVLGISFFVKYAIDKNWINEYARVGIGILCGSLVMAIANKLKKNYAAFSSVMVAGAISIFYFTIAIAFHEYHLFNQTVAFIIMVIITAFSVFISVAYNRQELAVLSLIGGFAVPFMVSTGSGNYIVLFTYIAILNIGILAISYFKKWHVVTILSFLFTTLLFFSWVVKELIDDTLPHGGALAFATLFYFIFSITVVLNNLRNKGSFSLIEYGILIANTFFFFGIGITIIHDWELQIKGLFTLSLALYNLIYAIVLYKKFGLDKNAIYLLIGLTLTFVTLTIPIQFKGNYITLFWAAEAVLLFWLSQKSKINGFKLGAIIVQFLSIISLVIDWGQKYMSSHGDSLSIILNPIFITGIVVLAALISTYYIIKGENISFKMLGFNLDLSYYKKLLLIATIGIGYLVGIIEISYQSNQYIANQPSALSFAVVYHFVFSAILLYVALKNKNTLFTKGALLLAIVNMALYILLFYKLTLNEMTANYNLTLNYNYAFIGHYILLACLVYFGICLVKNSKEPPVFNFLSSKMALWAFAFAIVYVFSSEIVIHSLKLTPQLVDVNELNTIYSKSTRYGRMDFINNEFYSVKRQVIKIGYPILWGILSFIFLIIGIRRQWKHLRIIALSLLGITIIKLFVYDINNVSETGKIIAFILLGILILVISFVYQKIKKLVVDADAPKNHNANV; translated from the coding sequence ATGGAGGGTTTTCTAATTATAATTATCCTGATTTTAGTCATTATTATTCTTTCAAAAAATAATTCACATTATAAAGAAATAAACCATTCCATAGATGGTATTCATCAAAAACTAAATCAGCTAAAAAAGGAAATATCATCACTAGAAAACCTAGGGACTAAACCTAAAGAAGAAGTAAAACCGACTCCAAAAGTTGCCCCGGAAATAGTTAAACCGATTGAACAAAAGCCAATTACCGCTCCACCAAAAACAATGGTTGCGGATACTGTTTCAAGACCTATTTCGGTGCCAAAACCTTTACCTGTTACCAAACCTTTAAAACCCATACCACCTAATAAATCATGGTTTGAATCTTTTAAAGAAAACAACCCCGATTTGGAAAAATTTATTGGTGAAAATCTTATTAATAAAATCGGGATTCTAATTTTAGTTTTAGGCATTAGCTTTTTTGTAAAATATGCTATTGATAAAAACTGGATTAATGAATACGCTCGTGTTGGTATTGGCATTTTATGTGGCTCTTTGGTGATGGCCATTGCCAATAAACTCAAAAAAAATTATGCCGCCTTTAGTTCTGTTATGGTGGCAGGCGCAATAAGCATCTTTTATTTCACAATAGCCATTGCTTTTCATGAATACCACTTATTCAACCAAACGGTGGCATTTATAATTATGGTAATTATTACAGCTTTTAGTGTTTTTATTTCGGTGGCTTACAACAGGCAAGAACTTGCTGTTTTATCATTAATTGGCGGATTTGCAGTGCCTTTTATGGTCAGCACCGGAAGTGGTAATTACATCGTGTTATTCACGTATATCGCTATTTTAAACATTGGTATCTTAGCTATTTCATATTTTAAAAAATGGCATGTCGTTACCATATTATCGTTCCTTTTTACCACCTTACTTTTCTTTTCATGGGTTGTAAAAGAACTCATCGATGATACATTGCCACATGGTGGTGCGCTAGCATTTGCTACACTGTTCTATTTTATTTTCAGCATCACTGTTGTTTTAAATAATTTGAGAAACAAAGGCAGTTTTTCATTGATTGAATATGGAATCCTAATAGCTAATACCTTCTTTTTCTTCGGAATTGGAATAACCATCATTCACGATTGGGAACTTCAAATAAAAGGGTTGTTTACACTTTCGCTTGCTTTATACAATCTTATCTACGCCATTGTTCTTTATAAAAAGTTTGGGTTAGACAAAAACGCCATTTATCTTCTTATAGGTTTAACATTAACTTTTGTAACCTTAACAATTCCTATTCAATTTAAAGGAAATTACATTACATTATTTTGGGCTGCCGAAGCGGTTTTATTGTTTTGGTTATCGCAAAAATCAAAAATCAATGGCTTTAAACTGGGTGCTATTATAGTTCAGTTTTTAAGCATAATCAGTCTGGTAATTGATTGGGGGCAAAAATATATGAGCAGTCATGGAGATTCTTTATCAATCATTTTAAACCCTATATTTATTACGGGCATCGTTGTTTTGGCAGCACTAATTTCCACCTATTATATTATTAAAGGGGAAAATATAAGTTTTAAGATGTTAGGGTTCAATTTGGATCTCTCTTATTACAAAAAGCTTCTGTTAATTGCAACTATTGGTATTGGTTATTTAGTAGGGATTATTGAAATTAGCTACCAATCCAATCAATATATTGCCAACCAACCATCCGCCCTTTCTTTTGCGGTTGTTTATCATTTTGTCTTTAGTGCTATATTATTATACGTTGCTTTAAAAAATAAAAACACCCTCTTTACCAAAGGTGCTTTACTACTCGCCATCGTCAATATGGCACTTTACATTTTGTTATTCTACAAGCTTACTTTAAACGAAATGACAGCAAATTATAATTTGACTTTAAATTACAATTATGCTTTTATAGGCCATTACATCCTGCTTGCATGTTTAGTTTATTTTGGGATTTGTTTGGTAAAAAATTCTAAAGAACCCCCTGTTTTTAACTTCTTAAGTTCAAAAATGGCACTTTGGGCATTTGCTTTTGCCATTGTTTATGTTTTTAGTAGCGAAATTGTTATTCATAGTTTAAAACTCACTCCACAATTGGTAGATGTAAACGAACTTAACACCATCTATTCTAAATCTACACGCTATGGCCGAATGGATTTTATAAATAATGAATTTTATTCTGTAAAACGACAAGTTATAAAAATAGGCTATCCTATTTTGTGGGGTATTTTATCGTTCATATTTCTGATTATTGGAATAAGAAGACAATGGAAACACTTACGAATTATTGCGCTTTCACTTTTAGGAATTACTATAATAAAACTCTTTGTTTATGATATTAATAATGTATCCGAAACAGGAAAAATCATTGCCTTTATACTTTTGGGCATACTTATTTTGGTCATTTCATTTGTATATCAAAAAATTAAAAAACTAGTCGTTGATGCTGATGCTCCTAAAAACCACAATGCCAATGTATAA
- a CDS encoding helix-turn-helix transcriptional regulator has product MKNNIKVQRAIHDMTQADLAEKIGVSRQTINAMEKNKYVPSTVLSLKIAKLFKVPVEDIFFLDEND; this is encoded by the coding sequence ATGAAGAATAATATAAAAGTACAGCGAGCCATTCATGATATGACGCAAGCAGATTTAGCAGAAAAAATAGGTGTAAGTAGACAGACTATCAACGCTATGGAAAAGAACAAATATGTGCCGTCAACAGTATTATCCCTTAAAATAGCGAAACTTTTTAAAGTACCTGTTGAAGATATTTTCTTTTTAGACGAAAACGATTAG
- a CDS encoding DUF2911 domain-containing protein: MKKLLLILLAITAAFSVNAQITTPQPSPFSKLEQKVGLTDITLEYSRPSMRGRVIFGGLEPYGELWRLGANANTKITFSTDVTIGGNEVKAGTYAIFATPNETSWNVVFYNDASNWGTPQKWDDSKVVAMVTAEVYPMPVKIETFTMTFDDLTNSSAVLGMLWESVYVGVKIEVPTDEMVMASINEAMNGTPAANDYFAAAVYYLQEGKDINQAKTWIDKAISMAGDKAPFWQLRQQSLIYAKSGDKKGAIAAAKKSLAAAEAEGNADYVKMNKDSLKEWGAK; the protein is encoded by the coding sequence ATGAAAAAATTACTATTAATTTTACTAGCAATAACAGCTGCTTTTTCTGTTAATGCGCAAATTACAACCCCTCAACCAAGTCCGTTTAGTAAACTGGAACAAAAGGTAGGATTAACCGATATAACTTTAGAATACTCAAGACCATCTATGAGAGGTCGGGTTATTTTTGGTGGTTTAGAGCCTTACGGAGAGCTTTGGCGTTTGGGTGCCAATGCTAATACGAAGATTACTTTTAGTACTGATGTAACCATTGGAGGCAATGAGGTAAAGGCAGGTACTTATGCTATTTTTGCAACTCCAAACGAAACGTCTTGGAATGTGGTGTTTTATAATGATGCATCAAATTGGGGTACCCCACAAAAATGGGACGACTCTAAAGTCGTTGCTATGGTAACTGCAGAAGTTTACCCAATGCCTGTTAAAATTGAAACGTTTACCATGACTTTTGATGATTTAACCAATAGTTCTGCTGTTTTGGGTATGCTTTGGGAAAGTGTTTATGTAGGTGTAAAAATTGAAGTGCCAACAGATGAAATGGTTATGGCCAGTATTAATGAAGCGATGAACGGTACACCAGCTGCTAATGATTATTTTGCTGCTGCCGTTTATTATTTACAAGAAGGAAAAGATATTAACCAAGCAAAAACCTGGATTGATAAGGCCATCTCAATGGCAGGAGATAAAGCTCCTTTTTGGCAGTTGAGACAACAGTCGTTAATTTATGCGAAATCGGGTGATAAAAAAGGTGCTATTGCCGCTGCTAAAAAATCGCTAGCTGCTGCAGAAGCTGAGGGTAATGCCGATTATGTTAAAATGAATAAAGACTCGCTTAAAGAGTGGGGAGCTAAATAG
- a CDS encoding TetR family transcriptional regulator C-terminal domain-containing protein, with protein MAKKKLISKTDIVSTYMNDVLEHGEKPKSVYTFAKTNDFEEAKFYEFFGSFDAIEKHIFNAFFENTLAILEKDEAFKSFDPRNKLLSFYFTFFENLTANRSYVVYALHQHKNSLKSLSLLSELKKSFIHFINNLNIEAITIEQEQLIKIKNRALQESAWIQLLLTIKFWIDDTSTSFEKTDIFIEKSINTSFDLLNIAPLESIIDFGKFIFKEKMHMN; from the coding sequence ATGGCGAAAAAGAAACTAATTTCAAAAACAGACATCGTATCAACTTATATGAATGATGTCTTAGAGCATGGCGAGAAACCAAAATCGGTATATACGTTTGCAAAAACCAACGACTTTGAAGAAGCAAAATTTTATGAATTTTTCGGATCATTTGATGCCATAGAAAAGCATATTTTTAATGCTTTTTTTGAAAACACACTGGCTATTTTAGAAAAAGATGAAGCGTTTAAATCATTTGATCCCCGAAACAAACTATTAAGTTTCTATTTTACATTTTTCGAGAATTTAACGGCTAATAGAAGCTATGTTGTTTATGCGCTTCATCAACATAAAAACAGTCTAAAAAGCCTTTCACTTTTATCAGAATTAAAAAAGAGTTTCATTCATTTTATAAACAATTTAAATATTGAAGCCATCACCATAGAACAAGAACAGCTCATAAAAATTAAAAACCGTGCTTTGCAAGAATCGGCTTGGATACAGTTACTTCTTACTATTAAATTTTGGATAGACGATACATCAACCTCTTTTGAAAAGACCGACATTTTTATTGAAAAATCTATAAATACCAGTTTTGATCTATTAAACATTGCTCCCTTAGAGAGCATAATTGACTTTGGGAAATTCATTTTCAAAGAAAAAATGCACATGAACTAA
- a CDS encoding ABC1 kinase family protein — protein sequence MKTIDSIPVSKIQRASKLVTTGAKVGVNYLKYYGDKLTKTEDQARATLNENNAEDIYDSLKQLKGSALKVAQMLSMEKSILPQAYVEKFSLSQFSVPPLSPALVLKTFKNYFGKLPHELYDSFNSTSVNAASIGQVHVAEKNGKKLAIKIQYPGIAQSIASDLALVKPIAMKMFNIKGKDSDKYFKEIEGKLIEETNYILEVQQSKEIALACALIPNLLFPQYYEELSSERIITMDFMEGEHLSEFTARNKNQEAANTLGQALWDFYMFQIHNLRKVHADPHPGNFLVSKRVELIALDFGCMKTIPDDFYIPYFELAKPENISNKAYFLTKLYELEILKSNDSKEELDFFTGMFHELLSLFTQPFHADTFDFSDADFFGKITDLGQRYSKNTELRKMNGNRGSKHFIYMNRTFFGLYNLMFDLKAKDIEINNFKNL from the coding sequence ATGAAAACAATAGATTCTATTCCGGTATCTAAAATACAACGCGCTTCCAAACTAGTTACCACTGGTGCAAAAGTTGGCGTAAATTATTTAAAGTATTATGGAGACAAGCTAACAAAAACTGAAGATCAAGCCAGAGCTACACTAAACGAAAATAATGCTGAAGATATTTACGACAGCTTAAAACAGCTTAAAGGAAGTGCCTTAAAAGTTGCACAAATGCTAAGTATGGAAAAAAGCATTTTGCCACAGGCTTATGTTGAAAAGTTTTCGTTGTCACAATTTTCGGTGCCACCTCTATCACCGGCATTGGTCTTAAAAACATTTAAAAACTATTTTGGCAAATTACCACATGAATTATATGATTCCTTCAACTCTACATCTGTAAATGCCGCAAGTATTGGACAAGTACATGTTGCCGAAAAAAACGGTAAAAAACTTGCCATAAAAATACAATATCCTGGTATTGCACAAAGTATTGCTTCTGATTTGGCTCTGGTTAAGCCAATTGCTATGAAAATGTTTAATATTAAAGGGAAAGATTCAGATAAATATTTTAAAGAAATTGAGGGAAAATTAATTGAGGAAACAAATTATATTTTGGAAGTACAACAAAGCAAGGAAATTGCGTTGGCGTGCGCTCTCATTCCAAACCTTTTGTTTCCTCAATATTATGAAGAATTATCTTCCGAAAGAATTATTACCATGGATTTCATGGAAGGTGAGCATTTATCGGAATTTACAGCTCGTAATAAAAACCAAGAGGCTGCTAATACATTAGGTCAAGCTCTATGGGATTTTTACATGTTTCAAATACATAACCTACGAAAAGTACATGCAGACCCGCATCCGGGTAATTTTTTAGTTTCTAAAAGAGTCGAACTTATAGCTCTGGATTTTGGTTGCATGAAAACCATTCCAGACGATTTTTATATTCCTTATTTTGAATTGGCTAAACCTGAAAATATATCTAATAAAGCTTATTTTCTAACTAAATTATATGAACTTGAAATTTTAAAAAGCAATGATTCGAAAGAAGAACTTGATTTTTTTACAGGCATGTTTCACGAACTATTAAGTTTGTTTACACAACCATTTCATGCAGATACTTTTGATTTTTCAGATGCCGATTTCTTTGGAAAAATAACAGACTTGGGGCAGCGTTACTCAAAAAATACCGAACTGCGTAAAATGAATGGTAATCGTGGCTCTAAACATTTCATTTACATGAATCGAACTTTTTTTGGCTTGTATAATTTAATGTTCGATTTAAAAGCTAAAGATATAGAAATAAACAACTTTAAAAACTTATAA
- a CDS encoding glutathione peroxidase, producing MAPTKPLFDIAINDIDGQPIQLSDYKGKKILFVNVASECGFTGQYEGLQKLYDTYKDKLMIIGVPCNQFGGQEPGSSETIKSFCQKNYGVTFLITEKVDVKGSNQHPLYAWLTQKSLNGNQDTSVKWNFQKYLVDEKGNYVDYYLSATTPLSSKITNHLK from the coding sequence ATGGCGCCAACCAAACCCTTATTCGATATTGCTATCAATGATATTGACGGTCAACCTATTCAATTATCAGATTATAAAGGCAAAAAAATTCTGTTTGTCAATGTCGCTTCTGAATGTGGTTTTACTGGACAATATGAAGGATTACAGAAACTTTATGATACCTATAAAGATAAATTAATGATTATTGGTGTACCGTGTAATCAGTTTGGCGGTCAAGAACCAGGAAGTTCAGAAACCATCAAATCGTTTTGCCAAAAAAATTATGGTGTTACTTTTTTAATCACTGAAAAAGTAGATGTTAAAGGCAGCAACCAACATCCATTGTACGCTTGGCTGACTCAAAAATCACTAAATGGCAACCAAGATACCTCTGTGAAATGGAATTTTCAAAAGTACTTAGTAGACGAAAAAGGCAATTATGTAGATTACTATTTATCAGCAACAACGCCTTTAAGTTCTAAAATCACGAATCATTTAAAATAA
- a CDS encoding TspO/MBR family protein, protein MKFTKTLVFFLVLNFGALALGSWLMNNGPQTDWYINLNKAPWTPSGWVFGAAWTTIMLCFSFFMSYLYLKQPTQRVIGLFVIQWLLNVSWNYAFFNQHLVGLGLAIIAILTIVVGIFFFNFKTYLKAKRLLILPYLIWLCIATSLNAYILVYN, encoded by the coding sequence ATGAAATTTACCAAAACGCTCGTCTTCTTTTTAGTTCTCAATTTTGGTGCCTTAGCATTGGGAAGTTGGCTCATGAATAATGGCCCACAAACTGATTGGTATATTAATTTAAACAAAGCACCATGGACGCCATCAGGTTGGGTTTTTGGTGCTGCTTGGACAACCATCATGCTATGTTTTTCATTTTTTATGAGCTATTTGTATCTCAAACAACCAACGCAGCGAGTCATTGGTTTATTTGTGATACAATGGTTACTCAACGTGAGTTGGAACTACGCATTTTTCAACCAGCATTTGGTAGGATTGGGTTTGGCAATCATTGCGATACTAACTATTGTGGTCGGTATATTCTTTTTCAATTTTAAAACCTATTTAAAAGCCAAACGTTTACTGATTTTGCCTTACTTGATTTGGTTATGTATTGCGACCTCACTTAATGCATATATTTTAGTGTATAATTAA
- a CDS encoding SRPBCC family protein gives MKIYTFHKKQNLPISIEQAWDFLSNPENLKTITPDYMGFHMVSGADKPMYPEQIIQYIVTPVLRIKTTWVTEITHVRDKHYFVDEQRFGLYALWHHKHFIKEIEGGGEMEDIIDYKVPFGFLGQLVHPILVKPKLEEIFNYRTRKLEELFGVYITVFNETNN, from the coding sequence ATGAAAATCTACACATTTCACAAAAAGCAAAATCTACCAATTTCTATCGAACAAGCTTGGGATTTTTTATCAAACCCCGAAAACCTAAAAACCATTACGCCCGATTACATGGGCTTTCATATGGTGTCGGGAGCAGACAAACCCATGTATCCAGAACAAATCATTCAGTATATTGTAACCCCGGTTTTAAGGATTAAAACAACATGGGTCACTGAAATTACACATGTTAGAGATAAACATTATTTTGTAGACGAGCAACGTTTTGGCCTCTACGCACTTTGGCATCACAAACATTTTATAAAGGAAATTGAAGGCGGTGGAGAAATGGAAGATATTATAGATTACAAAGTGCCTTTTGGATTTCTTGGTCAGCTAGTACACCCTATTTTAGTTAAACCAAAATTGGAAGAAATCTTTAATTACAGAACTAGAAAGTTAGAAGAATTATTTGGTGTTTACATAACGGTGTTTAATGAAACAAACAATTAA